The following is a genomic window from Parabacteroides johnsonii DSM 18315.
TTATCTCCAGTCTTTCCATCATCACTCCGGTTTTCCGGCGTGCATCGGCCACATCCAAACCGCGTGCCAGTAGTACGGCCATACGGCGATGTCCGTGAACCTCCGGTTTGCCGAAGAAGCGCATTTGGGTGTCCGGCTGTTCCAGGACTTTATCCAAGTTACTTAACGAAAGCTGGTTGCTATCCCCTTCGACCACAACGGCGCGTGAAGCGCCTGCACCGTGGAAGGCAATGTTCGGGATCGGCAAGCCCAATACGGCACGGGCATGCAGGGCGAATTGCGAAAGATCCTGCGTGATCATCGTGACCATTCCCGTATCGTGCGGGCGGGGAGAGACTTCGCTGAAAATGACATCTTCGCCTTTTACAAACAATTCAACCCCGAAAATACCTCGACCGCCAAGCGCCTCCGTTATCTTGCCTGCGATTTCACGTGCCTTTTTTTTGGCAACTGGGCTCATCGCCTGTGGCTGCCAGGATTCGCGATAGTCGCCGTCAACTTGTACGTGTCCGACCGGTTCCAGAAATGAAGTGCCTCCGATATGGCGAACGGTCAACTGAGTGATTTCGTAATCGAAATCGACAAATCCCTCCACGATCACTTTTCCGGCGCCTGCACGTCCGCCTTCCTGTGCATAACGCCAGGAGCGGTCGATATCTTCCTCTTTGCGGATGACACTCTGTCCGTGTCCGCTCGAACTCATGATCGGCTTGACGACACAGGGCATCCCGATCACTTTGACAGCCTCGATAAACTCTTCTTCCGTCTCGGCAAAGCGATAAGGAGAGGTCGGCAGGCCCAATTCCTCGGCAGCCAGACGGCGGATGCCTTCGCGGTTCATGGTCAACCAGGTGGCACGTGCAGTCGGGATGACATGGAATCCTTCTTTTTCTAGTTCCATCAACGTCTGTGTTGCGATAGCCTCCACTTCGGGAACGATATAGTCAGGCTTTTCTTTTTCTACAATCTCGCGCAAGGCATCTCCGTCCAACATCGATACAACATACGAACGGTGAGCGACCTGCATGGCCGGAGCGTCCGCATATTTGTCCAAAGCGATCACTTCCACTCCATAACGCTGTAACTCGATTACAAACTCTTTGCCTAATTCGCCGGAACCGCAGAGCAAAACTTTCGTTGCGGTGGCCGACTTCGGTGTTCCTATTGTTACCATATTATATTAATGTTATGTTATTTGTTTTTCTTAGAAAGCACAAAGGTACGGTAATATCGGCAATTAACAAGAAGAGCGTAGGGGTGTATTTCCAATTGGATGTAAGTGTAATTTGTTTTCGACGTTGCCGTGTATATTCTCGACAACGTCAAATATATATACGACAACGTCGGAAATATACACGACAACGTCGAAAACAAAATGAATGCAGGTAAAATGCAGAACGGATACTGATGTATCGGAAGTTAGATACTGATATCAATATATTCTTTTGCGGGGGGAATATACCCCCTTTAGCGGTTAAGTTTGGTTAAATGTTGGTACCTTGTGATACAAGGTATTTTAGTAAAGCCTATATTTGTGGCAGTTAATAACAAAATATTTTCCTATTTGTGTAACGATTTTGCAAAATGTTCGTCTAACAGAAAAAGTAACAACATATATGATGATTCATCTGGAAGGAATTAACAAAACGTATTTCAACGGTGCGCCTCTGCATGTTTTGAAAGGCATAAACTTGGATATAGAGAAGGGAGAGATGGTGTCTATTATGGGGGCGTCGGGATCGGGAAAGTCTACATTGCTGAATATCTTAGGAATACTGGATACATACGATACGGGCACATATACCCTGAACGGGCAGTTGATCCGCAATCTGAGCGAAACCCGTGCGGCGGAACTGCGTAACCGGATGATCGGTTTCATTTTCCAGTCCTTTAACCTGATTTCATTCAAAAATGCGATGGAGAACGTCGCGTTGCCCCTGTACTACCAGGGAGTCAGTCGCAAGAAGAGGAACGCTATGGCGTTGGAATATCTGGATATGGTCGGACTGAAGGATTGGGCGGAACATATGCCTAACGAAATGTCCGGCGGACAGAAACAGCGTGTTGCCATTGCCCGTGCCCTGATTGCCAAGCCGCAGGTGATCCTGGCGGATGAGCCGACCGGAGCGTTGGACAGTAAAACGACGGTCGAGGTGATGGAACTGCTCCGGAGAGTAAACCTCGAAGGGCTGACGATGGTGATCGTGACACACGAACCTTCCGTAGCCGAAGCTACCGACCGTATTATCCGTGTAAAAGACGGTTTGATAGAAACAATAGAAAAGGGATTGGGACATGTTTGATTTTGATAATTTCCGAGAAATATGGAGTACGATCCAAAAGAATAAACTTCGTACCTTCCTGACCGGCTTCTCCGTAGCATGGGGAATCTTCATGTTGATTGTCCTCTTGGGGGCTGGCAACGGTTTGAAGAACGGGGTCATGTCGAACTTCCGCAATTTCAGCCTGAACCGGGTGGAGACATGGCCACGCTATACGAGTAAGCCGTATAAGGGGATGCAGATGAACCGCAGGATCGAATACAAAGATGAAGACCTGATCGCCATCCCGCGTGAAAACCCTGAAGTTGACTTGATCACAGCGAGTATCAGCCGGAGTGATACACTTTCCTACGGAGACGAATATAACGCCTATTCCCTGAACGGTGTGCATCCGTCGAAGGCGGTGATCGACAATATCGAAATGACGGTTGGAAACGGCCGTTTTATCAATGATATAGATGTAAAGGAAAAAAGAAAAGTGATTGTCCTGAGTCCCCGTATGAAAGAAGTGCTTTTCAAAGGCGAGGACCCGTTGGGTAAATATGTGAATGCGGGAAGTGTTGCCTACCAGGTGATCGGCGTCTATAAGGCGGAGAATAATGACAACAACGCGCCGGCCTATATCCCTTTCAGT
Proteins encoded in this region:
- the purT gene encoding formate-dependent phosphoribosylglycinamide formyltransferase; this encodes MVTIGTPKSATATKVLLCGSGELGKEFVIELQRYGVEVIALDKYADAPAMQVAHRSYVVSMLDGDALREIVEKEKPDYIVPEVEAIATQTLMELEKEGFHVIPTARATWLTMNREGIRRLAAEELGLPTSPYRFAETEEEFIEAVKVIGMPCVVKPIMSSSGHGQSVIRKEEDIDRSWRYAQEGGRAGAGKVIVEGFVDFDYEITQLTVRHIGGTSFLEPVGHVQVDGDYRESWQPQAMSPVAKKKAREIAGKITEALGGRGIFGVELFVKGEDVIFSEVSPRPHDTGMVTMITQDLSQFALHARAVLGLPIPNIAFHGAGASRAVVVEGDSNQLSLSNLDKVLEQPDTQMRFFGKPEVHGHRRMAVLLARGLDVADARRKTGVMMERLEIKL
- a CDS encoding ABC transporter ATP-binding protein, whose product is MIHLEGINKTYFNGAPLHVLKGINLDIEKGEMVSIMGASGSGKSTLLNILGILDTYDTGTYTLNGQLIRNLSETRAAELRNRMIGFIFQSFNLISFKNAMENVALPLYYQGVSRKKRNAMALEYLDMVGLKDWAEHMPNEMSGGQKQRVAIARALIAKPQVILADEPTGALDSKTTVEVMELLRRVNLEGLTMVIVTHEPSVAEATDRIIRVKDGLIETIEKGLGHV